GGTCCGCCGCGGACCCCGCCCCGCCGGCGGCCGCCCCCGGGACCCCGGTCCGCGACCGGGTCGTGCTCTGGGCCGACTCGTTCACCGACGGGTTCAGCCCGACCGTCGGCACCGCCGCGCGCCGCGTCCTCGAGGACGCGGGCTACGACGTCGTCCTCGCCGGGCCGGGCGCCTGCTGCGGGCTGACGTGGATCTCGACCGGCCAGCTCGACGCCGCCCGCGACCGGCTGCGCGGCACCCTGGACGTGCTGTCGCCGTACGTCGACGCCGGCCTGCAGGTCGTCGGCCTCGAGCCGTCGTGCACCGCGGCGCTGCGGGGCGACCTGCCCGAGCTGCTCGCCGACGACGAGCGTGCCGCCCGCGTGTCCGTGGCCGTCCGCACCCTGGCGGAGGTCCTCACCGAGCGCCGCGCCGACGGCTGGCGGGTGCCGGACCTCACCGGGGTCGACGTCCTCGCCCAGCCGCACTGCCACCAGCACGCCGAGATGGGCTTCCGCGCCGACCTCGACCTGCTCACCGGCGCCGGGGCGACCGTGCGCGCGCTCGCCGGCT
This genomic window from Aquipuribacter hungaricus contains:
- a CDS encoding (Fe-S)-binding protein; translation: SAADPAPPAAAPGTPVRDRVVLWADSFTDGFSPTVGTAARRVLEDAGYDVVLAGPGACCGLTWISTGQLDAARDRLRGTLDVLSPYVDAGLQVVGLEPSCTAALRGDLPELLADDERAARVSVAVRTLAEVLTERRADGWRVPDLTGVDVLAQPHCHQHAEMGFRADLDLLTGAGATVRALAGCCGLAGNFGMEAGHYEVSVAVAERALLPALREARPGTVLLADGFSCRTQADDLAGVQGQHLAELLASRLA